A part of Thalassophryne amazonica chromosome 3, fThaAma1.1, whole genome shotgun sequence genomic DNA contains:
- the LOC117506466 gene encoding U6 snRNA-associated Sm-like protein LSm3: protein MADEVEQQPATNTVEEPLDLIRLSLDERIYVKMRNDRELRGRLHAYDQHLNMILGDVEETVTTVEIDEETYEELYKSTKRNIPMLFVRGDGVVLVAPPLRVG from the exons ATGGCGGACGAAGTTGAACAG CAACCCGCGACAAACACTGTAGAGGAGCCGCTGGACCTGATCAGGCTCAGTTTGGATGAACGTATCTACGTCAAGATGAGGAATGACCGGGAGCTCCGCGGCCGGCTGCAT gCGTACGATCAACACCTCAACATGATCCTTGGTGACGTGGAGGAAACGGTTACAACGGTTGAAATTGATGAGGAAACGTATGAAGAACTCTACAAG TCTACGAAGAGGAACATCCCCATGCTGTTTGTTCGAGGTGATGGTGTCGTCCTCGTAGCTCCGCCTCTCAGGGTAGGCTAA